From a region of the Burkholderia lata genome:
- a CDS encoding nuclear transport factor 2 family protein: protein MPFSLHPASVRALLECYLRAKDLNRPALIADCFAADAELSFSLASDDIDFPPRVTGAAAIARTLVEEFGERFERCRTYYVCTEPEVDAHGVSGMSWLVVMRQKDNGALRIGHGTYRWQFAGDDKGEDAARIAALHLHIARMDTIDDPQSTKLDALHAAFGYPWLPAHAFARGLADVAAAQPEWAFLAPFRQAAAAA from the coding sequence ATGCCCTTTTCACTTCATCCCGCGTCGGTTCGCGCGCTGCTCGAATGCTATCTGCGAGCGAAGGACCTGAACCGGCCCGCGCTGATCGCCGACTGCTTCGCGGCCGATGCCGAACTGAGCTTTTCGCTCGCGAGCGACGACATCGATTTTCCGCCGCGCGTCACGGGCGCGGCTGCGATTGCGCGCACGCTGGTCGAGGAATTCGGCGAGCGGTTCGAGCGATGCCGGACCTATTACGTCTGCACGGAACCCGAAGTCGACGCGCACGGTGTCAGCGGGATGTCGTGGCTCGTCGTGATGCGGCAGAAGGACAACGGCGCATTGCGGATCGGGCATGGCACGTACCGCTGGCAATTCGCGGGCGACGACAAAGGCGAAGATGCCGCGCGGATTGCCGCGCTGCATCTTCATATCGCACGGATGGATACGATCGACGATCCGCAGTCGACGAAACTCGATGCGCTGCACGCGGCGTTCGGGTATCCGTGGCTACCGGCGCACGCATTCGCGCGCGGGCTCGCGGATGTCGCTGCAGCGCAGCCGGAATGGGCATTTCTGGCGCCGTTCCGGCAGGCAGCAGCGGCGGCGTAG